Part of the Paludisphaera borealis genome, AGGCCCGTCGCCTCGGCGATCGCCTTGTTGAACAGCCGGACGCCGTGGGCCGCGATGTTCGAGCCCGACGGGTGGGCGTTGACGACCATCGTGTTGCCGGACGCCAGCATGTTGATGGCGTTGGCGGCCAGCGTCGGCAGGCTGTGGGTGACCGGCGTGATGGCCCCGATGACGCCGAACGGCGTGTAGTCGGTGAGCGTCAGGCCGTCGTCGCCGCTGTTGAGATCGGTGCGGAGGTACTCGACGCCCGGGATCAGCGGAATCGTCCCCCGCAGCTTGGCGATCTTGTGGTCGAGCCGGCCGATCTTGGTCTCTTCAAGCTCCAGCCGGCCCAGCTCTTCGGCCTGCTCGACGCAGATGTCGCGGATGCAGGAGACGGCCTTCTTGCGGTCGGCCAGGCTGCTGTTGCGGAACGTCTGGAAGGCCGATTCGGCCGCGTCGACCGCCGCTTCGACGGTCGGGAACACGCCGTAGTCGCCCCCGGACGCCTTGCCGTTGCTGCTGCCGTTGGTGGGAGCGGCCCCGGTCCCCATCTGGTTGAGGACCTGCTGGACCACGCTGCGGATCAGATCTTCACTCATTTGCATGGCGGACACCGGGGGTTTTGGGCCTGGTCGAAAATCCAAATGTGTTTCGCGGTACGAGCCGGGGGCGGGCCGTTCAGCCGTCGCTTCGCGTCGAGTAGACGACCTGGCCGCGGAGATCGACGGTGTCGACCAGTCCGATCACCACGGCGTCGATGGGGAGCTTGTCGGTCTCCGGCGTCAGCCGGGCGCTCGAGCCCTGGCAGATCAGGACCATCTCGTCGATCCCGGCGCCCAAGGTGTCGACGACGACGAACGTCCGGCCCGTGGGGACCAGGCGGTCGCGGCTCTTGTCGTCGATCCGGTAGGGCTCGACGATGAGCAGCTTTTGTCCGGTCATCGAGGCGACCTTCTGGGTCGCCACCACGCTTCCAGTCACCCGGGCCAGGAACATCGTCGAAAGGTCCTGTGAGTCTTGACGGCTGTCTTCGATTCCACGGTCACGCGGACGAGCGGGCGCCCGATTTCAGCAAGGCTTCCGACTGGCGGGCGACGACGAGTTCCTCGTTCGTCGGCACGGTCCAGACTTCGACGCGCGAGCCGTCGGCCGAGACCCGGCGCTCGGCCGGCCCCTTGGCGTTCCGCTCGGGATCGAGGGTGATTCCGAACCATTCGAGTTCGCGGCAGGTCTCGGAGCGAATCCACTGCGAGTTCTCGCCGATGCCGCCGGTGAAGACGATCGCGTCGGCTCCGCCCAGTTCGAGGAGGTAGGCCCCGAGGTAGTGGCGGATCGAGGCGACGAACAGGTCGATGGCCAGCTTGGAGCGGGCTTCGCCGGCCGCCGCCGCCGCTTCGATGTCGCGGAGGTCGCGGTGTCCGGAGATCCCTTCGAGACCCGACTGATTGGCCAGGATGTCGAGGATCTCTTCCAGGCTCTTGCCCGTCTCGCGGAGCAGGACGGGGAGGGCGAAGACGTCGAAATCGCCGACCCGATTGTTGTGGGGCAGGCCCGATTGCGGGCTCATGCCGAGGCTGCACGCCACCGACTCGCCGTTGCGAATCGCCGTCAGCGACGAGCTGCCGCCGAGGTGGCAGGAGATCACCTTGATGTCTTTGCGGCCGAGCAGCTCGGGCATTCGCCACGAGATGTAGCGATGGCTCGCGCCGTGGAAGCCCCAGCGGCGGACGCCCAGGCGGGTCGACCAGTCGTCGGGGATCGCGTAACGCTGGGCCGCTTCGGGGATCGTCCGGTGGAACCCGGTCTCGTACGCCGCGACCAGCGGGAGGTTCGGGAAGCGTTCCCGGAGCATCCGCATGGCCTTTGTGTAGGGGGGATTGTGGGCCGGGCAGACGTCGGCGAACGCCTCCATCGCTTCCAGCACCGGCTCGTCGACCAGGTGGACCCCGGTGAGGTTGCGGGCGTGGACCGCCTTGAAGCCGATCGCCGAGACGTCGGACGCGTCGTCGAGCACCCCGATCTCGGGGTCGGTCAACTGGTCGAGGCAGAGCTGGACCGCATCGCCGTGGTCGGCGATCGGCCGGTCCATCTCGCGCTCGCCCTTGATCGACTTGATCACGATCTTGGCCGAGGGGGCGCCGATGCGCTCGATCGCCCCTCGGGCCAGGACTGGCTCGGCCGGGTCGCCCAGGTCGAACAGGCGGTACTTGAAGCTGGTGCTGCCCAGATTCGCGACGAGGATCTTCAACGCGACCCTCCCGCGTACGCCTGGACGATGGCCTGACCGGGACGGGGGATGACATGCGCGGCGCGAAGTTCGCCGCTCTTGGAAGCGGCCTCGGCGCCGGCCTCGACCGCTGCGCGGACGCTGCTGACGTCGCCCCGCACCATCACGCTGACGACGCCGCCGTCGAGCTTGATGATCGGGCTGGCCAGCTCGACGCTCGCCGCCTTGAGCATGGCGTCGACCGAGGTGATCAAACAGACCAGGCCCATCGTCTCGATCAGGCCCAGCGCGTTGCCGTTCATATACTCAGGCTCCCTGTCAGAGGAAACTCGTGGGGTGGAGGGGAAAGAGCCTCAGCCGATGAACGTCCGGAGGACGGCGGGATCGGGACGAGGGATCACGTGGGCGCTGACCAACTCGCCGACCCGGCTGGCAGCCTCGGCGCCGGCTTCGACGGCCGCGCGAACGCTGCCGACGTCGCCGCGGACCAGGGTCGTGATGAACGCCCCGCCGACGGAGATCTTGCCGGCCAGGGTGACGTTCGCC contains:
- a CDS encoding BMC domain-containing protein, whose translation is MNGNALGLIETMGLVCLITSVDAMLKAASVELASPIIKLDGGVVSVMVRGDVSSVRAAVEAGAEAASKSGELRAAHVIPRPGQAIVQAYAGGSR
- a CDS encoding acetate/propionate family kinase, with the protein product MKILVANLGSTSFKYRLFDLGDPAEPVLARGAIERIGAPSAKIVIKSIKGEREMDRPIADHGDAVQLCLDQLTDPEIGVLDDASDVSAIGFKAVHARNLTGVHLVDEPVLEAMEAFADVCPAHNPPYTKAMRMLRERFPNLPLVAAYETGFHRTIPEAAQRYAIPDDWSTRLGVRRWGFHGASHRYISWRMPELLGRKDIKVISCHLGGSSSLTAIRNGESVACSLGMSPQSGLPHNNRVGDFDVFALPVLLRETGKSLEEILDILANQSGLEGISGHRDLRDIEAAAAAGEARSKLAIDLFVASIRHYLGAYLLELGGADAIVFTGGIGENSQWIRSETCRELEWFGITLDPERNAKGPAERRVSADGSRVEVWTVPTNEELVVARQSEALLKSGARSSA
- a CDS encoding BMC domain-containing protein; translated protein: MATAQKPATRTNIGSSNVNGEALGLIETKGLVGVIEATDAMLKAANVTLAGKISVGGAFITTLVRGDVGSVRAAVEAGAEAASRVGELVSAHVIPRPDPAVLRTFIG
- a CDS encoding EutN/CcmL family microcompartment protein, producing MFLARVTGSVVATQKVASMTGQKLLIVEPYRIDDKSRDRLVPTGRTFVVVDTLGAGIDEMVLICQGSSARLTPETDKLPIDAVVIGLVDTVDLRGQVVYSTRSDG